One window from the genome of Molothrus ater isolate BHLD 08-10-18 breed brown headed cowbird chromosome 5, BPBGC_Mater_1.1, whole genome shotgun sequence encodes:
- the SBF1 gene encoding myotubularin-related protein 5 isoform X2: protein MARLADYFVLVGYDPGKRGSGDGQGQILQRFPEKDWEDNPFPQGIELFCQPSGWQLFPERNPPTFFVAVLTDINSERHYCACFTFWEAVESPQPQSHGRNGEGEEEEEEASSLVQPAQLFAPKSLVLVSRLDHAEVFRNSLGLIYTIYVDGLSVSLENVIGNLLTCTIPITGGAQRTISLGAGDRQVIQTPINDSLPVSSCSVALLFRQLGITNVLFLFCAALTEHKILFLSSSYQRLTDACRALLALMFPLKYSFTYVPILPAQLLEVLSTPTPFIIGVHSIFQSETQELLDVVIADLDGGTVNVPECVHISLLPEPLLQQTREALSMVLDPELEVADLAFPPSTISASSLKMQDKEIRAVFLRLFAQLLQGYRWCLHIIRIHPEPVIRFHKAAFLGQRGLTEDDFLTKVLEGMAFAGFVTERGAPYRPIDLFDELVAYDVKRMKAEEGNKQKILRHIKELAEKLYKNENPYPAVTMHKVQKPTEGCHLRLHQKPFPHLDEGTVQWIIDQATAKLQTAPPAVKAEKKCMVPSGPPIAAILERNGNALANSARRLEVVRNCISYVFENKMLEAKKLFPAVLRAMKGRAARHCLTQELHLHVQQNRAVLDHQQFDFVIRMMNCCLQDCTAMDEHGIAAALLPLVTAFCRKLSPGITQFAYSCVQEHVVWTNIQFWEAMFYCDVQNHIRALYLDSAEENHTEQESAEEPQEAKSALEIASEQLRLWPTMSREKQQELIQKEESTVFSQAIHYANRMSYLLLPLDTSKNRLLRSSGLGDVESVSNSFVTNSIAGSVAESYDTESGFEDAESSDVANSVVRFINRFVDKVCTESGVTNEHLKGLHVMIPDIVQMHIETLDAVHRESKRLPPIQKPKLLRPNLLLGEECVMEGLRVYLMPDGREEGAGGSIGGPPLLPAEGAVFLTTYRIIFKGTPTDPLVGEQVVIRSFPIASLTKEKKISIQAQADQFIQEGLQLRSCTFQLLKIAFDEEVASDSAEIFRKHLHKLRYPQHVRGTFAFTVGQSPKQAMQPKAKEKNPSLRTLSKNLVKNAKRTIGRQYVTRKKYTPPAWEQRGSQHFPEDNEDEISVSEELDRSTLTPSSTMRPSEKMTMTHVVERACCRDYQRLGLGTLSSSLTRSKNEPFRISTVNRMYAICRSYPGLLIVPQSIQDNTIQRISRCYRQSRFPVVCWRNSRTKAVLLRSGGLHGKGVVGLFKSQNAPTPGPSQADSTSLEQEKYLQAVINSMPHYSDAGGRNTLSGFTSAHMSSADFSDKRQQPKLGSLMKQVMGGKDEGPGTLSRGGLGHRARVITLSTPKCASPKGRETPRGKWGSIRASGRMSSYALNVEIGSRLAGKDLLGTQHNGTPAEPSFLRQHRASLYIIGDKSQLKGVKPDPLQHWEVVPIEVFDVRQVKASFKKLMKACVPGCPSSDPSVAYLRSLEDSEWLSQIHKILQISVLVVELLDTGSSVLVSLEDGWDITTQVVSLVQLLSDPYYRTLEGFRLLVEKEWLSFGHRFSHRGAQTLAGQSSGFAPIFLQFLDCVHQIHLQFPMEFEFSQYYLKFLSYHYISNRFRTFLLDSDYERIELGLLYEEKGERKGQQFSKSIWDYIDRLNKKAPIFFNYLYAPEDGEVLRPYSNISNLKVWDYYTEETLSEGPPYDWELAQGQPEPAEEPDRQDTAAPQSKRRIIWPCYDNRSRVEPDAISKLLEELQNLEMELGQVPERWKDTWDKVKASQRTEGRQEGNRTPSSLLMSSGLSHHRRSLGVYLQESGVGSTLNLSLDSDTSSTSTPSSGKPGGRRSTSTLYSQFQMSESENRSYEGSLYKKGAFMKPWKSRWFVLDKTKHQLRYYDSRMDTECKGVIDLAEVESITPGTPTMGAPKTVDEKAFFDLKTTKRVYNFCAQDVQLAQQWIDRIQSCLSDA from the exons TTCTGCCAGCCCAGCGGGTGGCAGCTCTTCCCCGAGAGGAACCCCCCCACCTTCTTCGTGGCTGTGCTCACCGACATCAACTCGGAGCGGCACTACTGCGCCTGCTTCACCTTCTGGGAGGCCGTGGAGAGCCCGCAG CCCCAGAGCCATGGCAGGAACGGTGagggcgaggaggaggaggaggaggcctCGTCCCTGGtgcagcctgcccagctgtTCGCGCCCAAGAGCCTGGTGCTGGTGTCGCGGCTGGACCACGCCGAGGTGTTCCGG AACAGCCTGGGGCTGATCTACACCATCTACGTGGACGGGCTGAGCGTGTCCCTGGAGAACGTCATTGGGAACCTGCTGACCTGCACCATCCCCATCACGGGGGGAGCACAG AGGACGATCTCTCTGGGAGCGGGGGACAGGCAGGTCATCCAGACCCCCATCAATGACTCGCTGcctgtcagcagctgcagcgTGGCCCTGCTCTTCCGCCAGCTCG gcatCACCAACGTGCTGTTCCTGTTCTGCGCGGCGCTGACCGAGCACAAGATCCTGTTCCTCTCCAGCAGCTACCAGAGGCTGACGGACGCCTGCCGGGCCCTCCTGGCTCTCATGTTCCCCCTCAAGTACAG TTTCACCTACGTGCCCATCCTGCCCgcccagctcctggaggtgctgAGCACCCCCACCCCCTTCATCATCGGCGTCCACTCCATCTTCCAGTCGGAGACCCAGGAGCTG ctggaCGTGGTGATCGCGGACCTGGACGGCGGCACCGTGAATGTCCCGGAGTGCGTGcacatctccctgctccccgagcccctgctccagcagacaCGGGAAGCCCTGTCCATG GTCCTGGACCCAGAGCTGGAGGTGGCCGACCTCGCCTTCCCCCCTTCCACCATTTCCGCCTCTTCCCTCAAGATGCAG GACAAGGAGATCCGGGCCGTGTTCCTGCGCCTgtttgctcagctgctgcagggctaCCGCTGGTGCCTGCACATCATCCGCATCCACCCCGAGCCCGTCATCCGCTTCCACAAG GCGGCGTTCCTGGGCCAGCGGGGGCTCACGGAGGACGATTTCCTCACCAAGGTGCTGGAGGGGATGGCCTTCGCTGGCTTTGTCACCGAGCGCGGGGCTCCCTACCGCCCCATCGACCTCTTCGACGAG CTTGTGGCCTACGACGTGAAGCGCATGAAGGCGGAAGAGGGGAACAAGCAGAAAATCCTGAGGCACATCAAGGAGCTGGCAGAGAAACTCTACAAAAAT GAGAACCCGTACCCTGCCGTGACCATGCACAAGGTGCAGAAGCCCACGGAGGGCTGCCACCTGCGCCTGCACcagaagcccttcccacacctGGACGAGGGCACCGTGCAGTGGATCATCGACCAGGCCACGGCCAAGCTGCAGACAGCCCCGCCCGCCGTCAAGGCTGAGAAAAAGTGCATGGTGCCCTCGGGACCCCCCATCG CTGCCATCCTGGAGCGCAACGGGAACGCCCTGGCCAACAGCGCCCGGCGCCTGGAGGTGGTCAGGAACTGCATCTCCTACGTCTTCGAGAACAAGATGCTGGAGGCCAAAAAG CTGTTCCCGGCCGTGCTGCGCGCCATGAAGGGCCGGGCCGCCCGGCACTGCCTGACCCAGGAGCTGCACCTGCACGTGCAGCAGAACCGCGCCGTGCTGGACCACCAGCAGTTCGACTTCGTCATCCGCATGATGAACTGCTGCCTCCAG gacTGCACGGCCATGGACGAGCACGGCATCGCTGCCGCCCTGCTGCCGCTGGTCACTGCCTTCTGCAGG AAACTGAGCCCTGGCATCACCCAGTTTGCCTACAGCTGCGTGCAGGAGCACGTGGTGTGGACCAACATCCAGTTCTGGGAGGCCATGTTCTACTGTGACGTCCAGAACCACATCCGGGCCCTCTACCTGGACAGTGCCGAGGAGAACCACACAGAGCAG gagagcGCGGAGGAGCCGCAGGAGGCCAAGTCGGCGCTGGAGATCGCGTCGGAGCAGCTGCGGCTGTGGCCCACCATGAGCCGGGAGAAGCAGCAAGAGCTGATCCAGAAGGAGGAGAGCACGGTGTTCAGCCAGGCCATCCACTACGCCAACAGGATGAGCtacctgctgctgcccctggacACCAGCAAGAACCGCCTGCTGCGCAGCTCCGGCCTGGGCGACGTGGAGAGCGTCAGCAACAGCTTCGTCACCAACag CATCGCGGGCAGTGTGGCCGAGAGCTACGACACTGAGAGTGGCTTCGAGGACGCCGAGAGCTCGGACGTGGCCAACTCCGTGGTGAGGTTCATCAACCGCTTCGTGGACAAGGTGTGCACCGAGAGCGGCGTCACCAACGAGCACCTCAAGGGGCTGCACGTCATGATCCCGG ACATCGTGCAGATGCACATTGAGACCCTGGACGCCGTGCACAGGGAGAGCAAGAGGCTTCCTCCCATCCAGAAG CCAAAGCTGCTGCGGCCCaacctgctgctgggggaggagtGTGTGATGGAGGGGCTCCGCGTGTACCTGATGCCGGACGGGCGCGAGGAGGGGGCCGGGGGCAGCATCGGGGGGCCCCCCCTGCTCCCCGCAGAGGGAGCCGTGTTCCTCACCACCTACAGGATCATCTTCAAGGGAACCCCCACCGACCCCCTGG TGGGGGAGCAGGTGGTGATCCGGTCCTTCCCCATCGCCTCGCTGACCAAAGAGAAGAAGATCAGTATCCAGGCTCAGGCGGATCAGTTCATCCAGGAGGGATTGCAGCTGCGCTCCTGCACATTCCAG ctgctgaaGATTGCCTTTGACGAGGAGGTGGCCTCGGACAGCGCCGAGATCTTCCGGAAGCACCTGCACAAGCTGCGCTACCCCCAGCACGTGCGCGGCACCTTCGCCTTCACCGTGGGCCAGTCCCCCAAGCAGGCCATGCAGCCCAAGGCCAAGGAGAAGAACCCCTCACTCAG GACGCTGTCCAAGAACCTGGTGAAGAACGCCAAGAGGACGATCGGCCGGCAGTACGTGACCCGCAAGAAGTACACgcctccagcctgggagcagcggGGCAGCCAGCACTTCCCCGAGGACAACGAGGACGAGATCTCAG tgtcCGAGGAGCTGGACAGGAGCACCCTGACGCCCAGCAGCACCATGAGGCCGTCGGAGAAGATGACCATGACGCACGTGGTGGAGCGCGCCTGCTGCCGGGACTACCAGCGCCTGGGGCTGGGCAcgctgagcagcagcctgacCCGCTCCAAGAACGAGCCCTTCCGCATCTCCACCGTCAACCGCATGTACGCCATCTGCCGCAG CTACCCCGGGCTGCTGATCGTGCCACAGAGCATCCAGGACAACACCATCCAGCGGATCTCGCGCTGCTACCGCCAGAGCCGCTTCCCCGTGGTGTGCTGGAGGAACTCCCGCACCAAGGCCGTGCTCCTGCGCTCCGGGGGCCTCCACGGCAAGGGCGTCGTCGGCCTCTTCAAGTCCCAGAACGCCCCGACCCCAG gcCCCTCGCAGGCGGACTCCAcgagcctggagcaggagaagtACCTGCAGGCCGTCATCAATTCCATGCCCCACTACTCGGACGCCGGCGGGCGCAACACCCTCAGCGGCTTCACCTCGGCTCACAtgagcagtgcag ATTTCTCCGACAAGAGGCAGCAGCCTAAGCTGGGATCGCTCATGAAGCAGGTGATGGGAGGGAAGGACGAAGGGCCTGGGACTTTGAGCCGCGGAG ggctgggtcaCAGAGCCAGGGTCATCACCCTGTCCACCCCCAAGTGCGCGTCGCCGAAGGGCCGCGAGACGCCCCGAG GGAAGTGGGGCAGCATCCGGGCCAGCGGCCGCATGAGCAGCTACGCCCTGAACGTGGAGATCGGGTCCCGCCTGGCGGGGAAGgacctgctggggacacagcacaaCGGGACCCCCGCCGAGCCCTCCTTCCTGCGGCAGCACCGCGCCTCGCTCTACATCATCGGGGACAAGTCCCAGCTGAAG GGTGTGAAGCCGGACCcgctgcagcactgggaggtgGTGCCCATCGAGGTGTTCGACGTGCGCCAGGTCAAGGCCAGCTTCAAGAAGCTGATGAAGGCCTGCGTGCCCGGCTGCCCCTCCAGCGACCCCAGCGTGGCCTACCTGCGCTCCCTGGAGGACTCGGAGTGGCTGTCCCAG atcCACAAGATCCTGCAGATCTCGGTGCTggtggtggagctgctggacacGGGCTCGTCCGTGCTGGTCAGTCTGGAGGACGGCTGGGACATCACCACCCAG gtggtgtccctggtgcagctcctgTCCGACCCCTACTACCGGACGCTGGAGGGCTTCCGGCTGCTGGTGGAGAAGGAGTGGCTGTCCTTCGGCCACCGCTTCAGCCACCGCGGCGCCCAGACcctggcggggcagagcagCGGCTTCGCCCCCATCTTCCTCCAGTTCCTGGACTGTGTGCACCAG ATCCACCTGCAGTTCCCCATGGAGTTCGAGTTCAGCCAGTACTACCTGAAGTTCCTCAGCTACCACTACATTTCCAACCGCTTCCGGACATTCCTGCTCGACTCGGACTACGAGCGCATCGAGCTGG gGCTCCTGTACGAGGAGAAGGGCGAGCGGAAGGGCCAGCAGTTCTCCAAATCCATCTGGGATTACATCGACCGCCTCAACAAGAAAGCTCCCATCTTCTTCAACTACCTGTACGCACCTGAGGACGGGGAG GTGCTGAGGCCGTACAGCAACATCTCCAACCTGAAGGTGTGGGATTATTACACGGAGGAGACGCTGTCCGAGGGCCCCCCGTACGACTGGGAGCTGGCGCAGGGGCAGCCGGAGCCGGCGGAGGAGCCGGATCGCCAGGACACGGCGGCCCCGCAGAGCAAGCGCCGCATCATCTGGCCCTGCTACGACAACCGCAGCCGCGTGGAGCCCGACGCCATCTCCAAACTGCTCGAG GAGTTGCAAAACCTGGagatggagctggggcaggtccCGGAGCGCTGGAAGGACACGTGGGACAAGGTGAAAGCGTCCCAGCGCACGGAGGGGCGGCAGGAGGGCAACAGG acccccagctccctgctgatgTCATCGGGGCTGTCCCACCACCGGCGCTCGCTGGGCGTGTACCTGCAGGAGAGTGGGGTGGGCTCCACGCTCAACCTCAGCCTGGACAGCgacaccagcagcacctccaccCCATCCAGCGGGAAGCCGGGCGGCCGCCGCAGCACCTCCACCCTCTACAGCCAGTTCCAGATGTCCGAGAGCGAGAACAG atcCTATGAGGGGTCTCTGTACAAGAAAGGCGCCTTCATGAAACCCTGGAAGTCTCGGTGGTTTGTGCTGGATAAAACCAAACATCAG CTGCGGTACTACGACAGCCGGATGGACACGGAGTGCAAGGGCGTCATTGACCTGGCCGAGGTGGAGTCCAtcaccccagggacccccaccATGGGGGCCCCCAAGACGGTGGATGAGAAAGCTTTCTTCGAC CTGAAGACGACGAAAAGAGTTTACAATTTCTGCGCCCAGGACGTGCAGCTGGCCCAGCAGTGGATCGACCgcatccagagctgcctgtcGGACGCGTGA
- the SBF1 gene encoding myotubularin-related protein 5 isoform X3, translating into MARLADYFVLVGYDPGKRGSGDGQGQILQRFPEKDWEDNPFPQGIELFCQPSGWQLFPERNPPTFFVAVLTDINSERHYCACFTFWEAVESPQPQSHGRNGEGEEEEEEASSLVQPAQLFAPKSLVLVSRLDHAEVFRNSLGLIYTIYVDGLSVSLENVIGNLLTCTIPITGGAQPDVEDEAVRTISLGAGDRQVIQTPINDSLPVSSCSVALLFRQLGITNVLFLFCAALTEHKILFLSSSYQRLTDACRALLALMFPLKYSFTYVPILPAQLLEVLSTPTPFIIGVHSIFQSETQELLDVVIADLDGGTVNVPECVHISLLPEPLLQQTREALSMVLDPELEVADLAFPPSTISASSLKMQDKEIRAVFLRLFAQLLQGYRWCLHIIRIHPEPVIRFHKAAFLGQRGLTEDDFLTKVLEGMAFAGFVTERGAPYRPIDLFDELVAYDVKRMKAEEGNKQKILRHIKELAEKLYKNENPYPAVTMHKVQKPTEGCHLRLHQKPFPHLDEGTVQWIIDQATAKLQTAPPAVKAEKKCMVPSGPPIAAILERNGNALANSARRLEVVRNCISYVFENKMLEAKKLFPAVLRAMKGRAARHCLTQELHLHVQQNRAVLDHQQFDFVIRMMNCCLQDCTAMDEHGIAAALLPLVTAFCRKLSPGITQFAYSCVQEHVVWTNIQFWEAMFYCDVQNHIRALYLDSAEENHTEQESAEEPQEAKSALEIASEQLRLWPTMSREKQQELIQKEESTVFSQAIHYANRMSYLLLPLDTSKNRLLRSSGLGDVESVSNSFVTNSIAGSVAESYDTESGFEDAESSDVANSVVRFINRFVDKVCTESGVTNEHLKGLHVMIPDIVQMHIETLDAVHRESKRLPPIQKPKLLRPNLLLGEECVMEGLRVYLMPDGREEGAGGSIGGPPLLPAEGAVFLTTYRIIFKGTPTDPLVGEQVVIRSFPIASLTKEKKISIQAQADQFIQEGLQLRSCTFQLLKIAFDEEVASDSAEIFRKHLHKLRYPQHVRGTFAFTVGQSPKQAMQPKAKEKNPSLRTLSKNLVKNAKRTIGRQYVTRKKYTPPAWEQRGSQHFPEDNEDEISVSEELDRSTLTPSSTMRPSEKMTMTHVVERACCRDYQRLGLGTLSSSLTRSKNEPFRISTVNRMYAICRSYPGLLIVPQSIQDNTIQRISRCYRQSRFPVVCWRNSRTKAVLLRSGGLHGKGVVGLFKSQNAPTPGPSQADSTSLEQEKYLQAVINSMPHYSDAGGRNTLSGFTSAHMSSAGKWGSIRASGRMSSYALNVEIGSRLAGKDLLGTQHNGTPAEPSFLRQHRASLYIIGDKSQLKGVKPDPLQHWEVVPIEVFDVRQVKASFKKLMKACVPGCPSSDPSVAYLRSLEDSEWLSQIHKILQISVLVVELLDTGSSVLVSLEDGWDITTQVVSLVQLLSDPYYRTLEGFRLLVEKEWLSFGHRFSHRGAQTLAGQSSGFAPIFLQFLDCVHQIHLQFPMEFEFSQYYLKFLSYHYISNRFRTFLLDSDYERIELGLLYEEKGERKGQQFSKSIWDYIDRLNKKAPIFFNYLYAPEDGEVLRPYSNISNLKVWDYYTEETLSEGPPYDWELAQGQPEPAEEPDRQDTAAPQSKRRIIWPCYDNRSRVEPDAISKLLEELQNLEMELGQVPERWKDTWDKVKASQRTEGRQEGNRTPSSLLMSSGLSHHRRSLGVYLQESGVGSTLNLSLDSDTSSTSTPSSGKPGGRRSTSTLYSQFQMSESENRSYEGSLYKKGAFMKPWKSRWFVLDKTKHQLRYYDSRMDTECKGVIDLAEVESITPGTPTMGAPKTVDEKAFFDLKTTKRVYNFCAQDVQLAQQWIDRIQSCLSDA; encoded by the exons TTCTGCCAGCCCAGCGGGTGGCAGCTCTTCCCCGAGAGGAACCCCCCCACCTTCTTCGTGGCTGTGCTCACCGACATCAACTCGGAGCGGCACTACTGCGCCTGCTTCACCTTCTGGGAGGCCGTGGAGAGCCCGCAG CCCCAGAGCCATGGCAGGAACGGTGagggcgaggaggaggaggaggaggcctCGTCCCTGGtgcagcctgcccagctgtTCGCGCCCAAGAGCCTGGTGCTGGTGTCGCGGCTGGACCACGCCGAGGTGTTCCGG AACAGCCTGGGGCTGATCTACACCATCTACGTGGACGGGCTGAGCGTGTCCCTGGAGAACGTCATTGGGAACCTGCTGACCTGCACCATCCCCATCACGGGGGGAGCACAG CCTGACGTGGAGGACGAAGCTGTG AGGACGATCTCTCTGGGAGCGGGGGACAGGCAGGTCATCCAGACCCCCATCAATGACTCGCTGcctgtcagcagctgcagcgTGGCCCTGCTCTTCCGCCAGCTCG gcatCACCAACGTGCTGTTCCTGTTCTGCGCGGCGCTGACCGAGCACAAGATCCTGTTCCTCTCCAGCAGCTACCAGAGGCTGACGGACGCCTGCCGGGCCCTCCTGGCTCTCATGTTCCCCCTCAAGTACAG TTTCACCTACGTGCCCATCCTGCCCgcccagctcctggaggtgctgAGCACCCCCACCCCCTTCATCATCGGCGTCCACTCCATCTTCCAGTCGGAGACCCAGGAGCTG ctggaCGTGGTGATCGCGGACCTGGACGGCGGCACCGTGAATGTCCCGGAGTGCGTGcacatctccctgctccccgagcccctgctccagcagacaCGGGAAGCCCTGTCCATG GTCCTGGACCCAGAGCTGGAGGTGGCCGACCTCGCCTTCCCCCCTTCCACCATTTCCGCCTCTTCCCTCAAGATGCAG GACAAGGAGATCCGGGCCGTGTTCCTGCGCCTgtttgctcagctgctgcagggctaCCGCTGGTGCCTGCACATCATCCGCATCCACCCCGAGCCCGTCATCCGCTTCCACAAG GCGGCGTTCCTGGGCCAGCGGGGGCTCACGGAGGACGATTTCCTCACCAAGGTGCTGGAGGGGATGGCCTTCGCTGGCTTTGTCACCGAGCGCGGGGCTCCCTACCGCCCCATCGACCTCTTCGACGAG CTTGTGGCCTACGACGTGAAGCGCATGAAGGCGGAAGAGGGGAACAAGCAGAAAATCCTGAGGCACATCAAGGAGCTGGCAGAGAAACTCTACAAAAAT GAGAACCCGTACCCTGCCGTGACCATGCACAAGGTGCAGAAGCCCACGGAGGGCTGCCACCTGCGCCTGCACcagaagcccttcccacacctGGACGAGGGCACCGTGCAGTGGATCATCGACCAGGCCACGGCCAAGCTGCAGACAGCCCCGCCCGCCGTCAAGGCTGAGAAAAAGTGCATGGTGCCCTCGGGACCCCCCATCG CTGCCATCCTGGAGCGCAACGGGAACGCCCTGGCCAACAGCGCCCGGCGCCTGGAGGTGGTCAGGAACTGCATCTCCTACGTCTTCGAGAACAAGATGCTGGAGGCCAAAAAG CTGTTCCCGGCCGTGCTGCGCGCCATGAAGGGCCGGGCCGCCCGGCACTGCCTGACCCAGGAGCTGCACCTGCACGTGCAGCAGAACCGCGCCGTGCTGGACCACCAGCAGTTCGACTTCGTCATCCGCATGATGAACTGCTGCCTCCAG gacTGCACGGCCATGGACGAGCACGGCATCGCTGCCGCCCTGCTGCCGCTGGTCACTGCCTTCTGCAGG AAACTGAGCCCTGGCATCACCCAGTTTGCCTACAGCTGCGTGCAGGAGCACGTGGTGTGGACCAACATCCAGTTCTGGGAGGCCATGTTCTACTGTGACGTCCAGAACCACATCCGGGCCCTCTACCTGGACAGTGCCGAGGAGAACCACACAGAGCAG gagagcGCGGAGGAGCCGCAGGAGGCCAAGTCGGCGCTGGAGATCGCGTCGGAGCAGCTGCGGCTGTGGCCCACCATGAGCCGGGAGAAGCAGCAAGAGCTGATCCAGAAGGAGGAGAGCACGGTGTTCAGCCAGGCCATCCACTACGCCAACAGGATGAGCtacctgctgctgcccctggacACCAGCAAGAACCGCCTGCTGCGCAGCTCCGGCCTGGGCGACGTGGAGAGCGTCAGCAACAGCTTCGTCACCAACag CATCGCGGGCAGTGTGGCCGAGAGCTACGACACTGAGAGTGGCTTCGAGGACGCCGAGAGCTCGGACGTGGCCAACTCCGTGGTGAGGTTCATCAACCGCTTCGTGGACAAGGTGTGCACCGAGAGCGGCGTCACCAACGAGCACCTCAAGGGGCTGCACGTCATGATCCCGG ACATCGTGCAGATGCACATTGAGACCCTGGACGCCGTGCACAGGGAGAGCAAGAGGCTTCCTCCCATCCAGAAG CCAAAGCTGCTGCGGCCCaacctgctgctgggggaggagtGTGTGATGGAGGGGCTCCGCGTGTACCTGATGCCGGACGGGCGCGAGGAGGGGGCCGGGGGCAGCATCGGGGGGCCCCCCCTGCTCCCCGCAGAGGGAGCCGTGTTCCTCACCACCTACAGGATCATCTTCAAGGGAACCCCCACCGACCCCCTGG TGGGGGAGCAGGTGGTGATCCGGTCCTTCCCCATCGCCTCGCTGACCAAAGAGAAGAAGATCAGTATCCAGGCTCAGGCGGATCAGTTCATCCAGGAGGGATTGCAGCTGCGCTCCTGCACATTCCAG ctgctgaaGATTGCCTTTGACGAGGAGGTGGCCTCGGACAGCGCCGAGATCTTCCGGAAGCACCTGCACAAGCTGCGCTACCCCCAGCACGTGCGCGGCACCTTCGCCTTCACCGTGGGCCAGTCCCCCAAGCAGGCCATGCAGCCCAAGGCCAAGGAGAAGAACCCCTCACTCAG GACGCTGTCCAAGAACCTGGTGAAGAACGCCAAGAGGACGATCGGCCGGCAGTACGTGACCCGCAAGAAGTACACgcctccagcctgggagcagcggGGCAGCCAGCACTTCCCCGAGGACAACGAGGACGAGATCTCAG tgtcCGAGGAGCTGGACAGGAGCACCCTGACGCCCAGCAGCACCATGAGGCCGTCGGAGAAGATGACCATGACGCACGTGGTGGAGCGCGCCTGCTGCCGGGACTACCAGCGCCTGGGGCTGGGCAcgctgagcagcagcctgacCCGCTCCAAGAACGAGCCCTTCCGCATCTCCACCGTCAACCGCATGTACGCCATCTGCCGCAG CTACCCCGGGCTGCTGATCGTGCCACAGAGCATCCAGGACAACACCATCCAGCGGATCTCGCGCTGCTACCGCCAGAGCCGCTTCCCCGTGGTGTGCTGGAGGAACTCCCGCACCAAGGCCGTGCTCCTGCGCTCCGGGGGCCTCCACGGCAAGGGCGTCGTCGGCCTCTTCAAGTCCCAGAACGCCCCGACCCCAG gcCCCTCGCAGGCGGACTCCAcgagcctggagcaggagaagtACCTGCAGGCCGTCATCAATTCCATGCCCCACTACTCGGACGCCGGCGGGCGCAACACCCTCAGCGGCTTCACCTCGGCTCACAtgagcagtgcag GGAAGTGGGGCAGCATCCGGGCCAGCGGCCGCATGAGCAGCTACGCCCTGAACGTGGAGATCGGGTCCCGCCTGGCGGGGAAGgacctgctggggacacagcacaaCGGGACCCCCGCCGAGCCCTCCTTCCTGCGGCAGCACCGCGCCTCGCTCTACATCATCGGGGACAAGTCCCAGCTGAAG GGTGTGAAGCCGGACCcgctgcagcactgggaggtgGTGCCCATCGAGGTGTTCGACGTGCGCCAGGTCAAGGCCAGCTTCAAGAAGCTGATGAAGGCCTGCGTGCCCGGCTGCCCCTCCAGCGACCCCAGCGTGGCCTACCTGCGCTCCCTGGAGGACTCGGAGTGGCTGTCCCAG atcCACAAGATCCTGCAGATCTCGGTGCTggtggtggagctgctggacacGGGCTCGTCCGTGCTGGTCAGTCTGGAGGACGGCTGGGACATCACCACCCAG gtggtgtccctggtgcagctcctgTCCGACCCCTACTACCGGACGCTGGAGGGCTTCCGGCTGCTGGTGGAGAAGGAGTGGCTGTCCTTCGGCCACCGCTTCAGCCACCGCGGCGCCCAGACcctggcggggcagagcagCGGCTTCGCCCCCATCTTCCTCCAGTTCCTGGACTGTGTGCACCAG ATCCACCTGCAGTTCCCCATGGAGTTCGAGTTCAGCCAGTACTACCTGAAGTTCCTCAGCTACCACTACATTTCCAACCGCTTCCGGACATTCCTGCTCGACTCGGACTACGAGCGCATCGAGCTGG gGCTCCTGTACGAGGAGAAGGGCGAGCGGAAGGGCCAGCAGTTCTCCAAATCCATCTGGGATTACATCGACCGCCTCAACAAGAAAGCTCCCATCTTCTTCAACTACCTGTACGCACCTGAGGACGGGGAG GTGCTGAGGCCGTACAGCAACATCTCCAACCTGAAGGTGTGGGATTATTACACGGAGGAGACGCTGTCCGAGGGCCCCCCGTACGACTGGGAGCTGGCGCAGGGGCAGCCGGAGCCGGCGGAGGAGCCGGATCGCCAGGACACGGCGGCCCCGCAGAGCAAGCGCCGCATCATCTGGCCCTGCTACGACAACCGCAGCCGCGTGGAGCCCGACGCCATCTCCAAACTGCTCGAG GAGTTGCAAAACCTGGagatggagctggggcaggtccCGGAGCGCTGGAAGGACACGTGGGACAAGGTGAAAGCGTCCCAGCGCACGGAGGGGCGGCAGGAGGGCAACAGG acccccagctccctgctgatgTCATCGGGGCTGTCCCACCACCGGCGCTCGCTGGGCGTGTACCTGCAGGAGAGTGGGGTGGGCTCCACGCTCAACCTCAGCCTGGACAGCgacaccagcagcacctccaccCCATCCAGCGGGAAGCCGGGCGGCCGCCGCAGCACCTCCACCCTCTACAGCCAGTTCCAGATGTCCGAGAGCGAGAACAG atcCTATGAGGGGTCTCTGTACAAGAAAGGCGCCTTCATGAAACCCTGGAAGTCTCGGTGGTTTGTGCTGGATAAAACCAAACATCAG CTGCGGTACTACGACAGCCGGATGGACACGGAGTGCAAGGGCGTCATTGACCTGGCCGAGGTGGAGTCCAtcaccccagggacccccaccATGGGGGCCCCCAAGACGGTGGATGAGAAAGCTTTCTTCGAC CTGAAGACGACGAAAAGAGTTTACAATTTCTGCGCCCAGGACGTGCAGCTGGCCCAGCAGTGGATCGACCgcatccagagctgcctgtcGGACGCGTGA